The window AACGCTTCGGTCTCGGTGACGCGGTCACCGCGTTCGAGGAGGCCGGGTTTACGACTGTCGAGGGGCGGACACGAGGTGAAACGTTCGTACACATCTGCACCAGATAGAGCGAATTTGATGTCCGATCGTGGGATACATTATTTGATTATACGTCTTTAGACTGTATTTCGTTATATCAGGACAACCGTTAAGCGTGTGAATCGATCTCACACTACTATGGTGATATACAACGGTGATGTCGACCCTTACCATCCGGAGACGAGTCGGTACGAGTGTCGTTCCTGCGGCGCCCGCACCGACAGCGGCGGTGTCTGTGACGCCTGCGGCAACGAATCGCTGATCAACATCTCGGTCCCACGGGAGTGAGAGGCCAGGCGAACGAAACGACGTCGGCGAAGCCGGTGGTGGCGTCACGCCTTCGGTCGAGTGGCGCCGTACGCCGCCGGATCGCCGACGCTCCACGAC is drawn from Halobellus limi and contains these coding sequences:
- a CDS encoding DUF7129 domain-containing putative zinc-binding protein, yielding MVIYNGDVDPYHPETSRYECRSCGARTDSGGVCDACGNESLINISVPRE